The following proteins are co-located in the Candidatus Thermoplasmatota archaeon genome:
- a CDS encoding 2-oxoacid:acceptor oxidoreductase family protein — translation MVEIVFHGRGGQGAVTAANLLVSAALKDGNKGVQAFPFFGAERRGAPVRAFARISNEEVHLRSEIYNPDIVIVLDESIMEVVDVLKGLKTDGKILINTRKKPEDFDFHKQYNVATVDATGIAIKHDIRVGGIPVVNTPILGAVPKILDKVTLKSIQEVVKGKWVGELSEKNVVATKDAYDLVQVIK, via the coding sequence TTGGTTGAAATAGTTTTTCATGGTAGGGGCGGCCAGGGAGCGGTCACAGCAGCAAACCTACTAGTCTCAGCGGCACTTAAAGATGGAAACAAAGGGGTCCAAGCATTCCCATTTTTTGGTGCAGAACGCCGTGGTGCACCAGTTAGGGCATTCGCACGTATATCAAACGAGGAGGTTCATCTTAGAAGCGAGATATACAACCCAGATATAGTTATAGTGTTAGACGAGAGCATAATGGAAGTGGTAGATGTTTTAAAAGGCTTGAAAACAGATGGAAAAATACTGATAAACACACGTAAAAAACCAGAGGATTTTGATTTCCATAAACAATACAACGTAGCCACAGTAGATGCCACAGGCATAGCAATAAAACACGATATTAGAGTAGGTGGTATACCGGTTGTGAACACACCGATTCTTGGTGCTGTACCGAAGATACTAGATAAAGTAACGTTAAAATCTATCCAGGAAGTCGTCAAGGGTAAATGGGTTGGGGAACTCAGTGAAAAAAACGTTGTTGCTACCAAGGATGCCTATGATTTAGTTCAGGTGATCAAATGA